A part of Bacillus horti genomic DNA contains:
- a CDS encoding SCO family protein, translating to MNKKLLFILGGIVLLVLLGGILWIGVFQQAGEPLDVLNQIEPFTLEDVMVGDTYNSDNDKIKLLSFIFINCPDGVCPTTMIDYKELEETLKDQNLFGDEVELLSITFDPERDTTELLREYGEAFQVDAEGWRVLRGSEEEIKAVADGLKFFYGLNEDGTGYHSTTMFLLDADHQVRGLYLMSNTNQGMDQEAILEGINKLVKE from the coding sequence ATGAATAAAAAGCTCCTCTTTATTTTAGGAGGAATTGTTCTACTGGTTCTACTTGGAGGCATTCTGTGGATAGGTGTGTTCCAGCAGGCTGGGGAGCCGTTAGACGTACTAAATCAAATAGAGCCATTTACATTAGAGGATGTTATGGTAGGGGATACGTATAACTCTGATAATGATAAAATTAAGCTTTTATCCTTCATTTTTATTAACTGTCCAGATGGCGTTTGTCCTACAACGATGATAGATTATAAGGAACTAGAGGAAACGCTGAAGGATCAAAACTTGTTTGGTGATGAGGTAGAGCTTCTGTCCATTACCTTTGACCCTGAAAGAGATACAACAGAGTTACTACGTGAGTATGGTGAAGCCTTTCAGGTAGATGCAGAGGGCTGGAGAGTATTGAGGGGCTCAGAAGAGGAGATTAAAGCGGTAGCTGATGGTCTCAAGTTCTTTTACGGCTTGAACGAGGATGGAACGGGTTATCACTCCACAACGATGTTTCTTCTAGATGCTGATCATCAGGTCCGGGGCCTATATTTAATGAGCAACACAAATCAAGGTATGGATCAGGAGGCTATCCTAGAAGGTATTAATAAGCTAGTGAAAGAGTAA